A single genomic interval of Oncorhynchus tshawytscha isolate Ot180627B linkage group LG15, Otsh_v2.0, whole genome shotgun sequence harbors:
- the LOC121839395 gene encoding uncharacterized protein LOC121839395, which produces MVRLFPLKVTPSKMIAPCVIFLLLKQIDHVPAVAQSPAIRLISPNVGDTVTLHCFYEGDMAVTFSWYKQPFGNIPRVMSTFFYKYDSGATFYHEFKGNPRFSVESDEGKNHLRISDMELSDSALYYCGSAYGNKVEFGEGTLLIVKGSESNSKTVIHQSVSKSVQPGDSVSLNCTIHTETCAGEHSVYWFRHGSGESRPGIIYSIGDRSDQCEKNSEAESSTQSCVYNLPKRNLSLSDAGTYYCAVASCGEIVFGNGTKLDIDHGCKEDHLLFMYCLGVALGLCVLLIIVLTCVLYKMSKCIGTHLQPSTPAVPSHDNQDQGVDTLHYAALNVAHKKPKSGRQRSAMETDTVYSGVTPKHGLNREHFLFNNLN; this is translated from the exons ATGGTTAGACTTTTTCCACTCAAGGTGACACCTTCAAAGATGATCGCACCGTGTGTGATATTTCTCCTCCTTAAACAAATAG ATCATGTTCCAGCTGTAGCACAATCCCCAGCCATTCGTCTCATATCACCCAATGTTGGAGACACAGTGACTTTGCACTGTTTCTATGAAGGTGACATGGCAGTAACATTCTCCTGGTACAAGCAACCCTTTGGAAATATTCCTCGCGTCATGTCAACATTTTTTTATAAGTATGACAGTGGCGCTACATTCTACCATGAATTTAAAGGTAACCCTCGCTTCTCAGTGGAAAGTGACGAAGGAAAAAATCACCTAAGAATCTCAGACATGGAACTCTCTGATTCAGCTTTATACTACTGTGGGAGCGCTTATGGAAACAAGGTGGAGTTTGGAGAAGGAACCCTTCTCATTGTAAAAG GTTCAGAGTCCAACAGTAAGACAGTTATACATCAGTCTGTCTCTAAATCAGTCCAGCCAGGAGACTCTGTGTCTCTGAACTGTACGATACACACTGAGACCTGTGCAGGAGAACACAGTGTCTATTGGTTCAGACATGGCTCAGGAGAATCCCGTCCAGGAATCATTTACTCCATTGGAGACCGAAGTGATCAGTGTGAGAAGAACTCTGAGGCTGAGTCTTCCACACAGAGCTGTGTCTACAACCTCCCCAAGAGGAACCTCAGCCTCTCTGATGCTGGAACTTACTACTGTGCTGTGGCCTCATGTGGGGAGATAGTGTTTGGGAACGGGACCAAGCTGGACATTGACC ATGGTTGTAAGGAGGACCATCTTCTGTTCATGTATTGCCTTGGCGTAGCGTTGGGTCTGTGTGTCCTCCTCATCATTGTCCTTACTTGTGTTTTGTACAAGATGAGCAAGTGCATAG GAACCCACCTTCAGCCAAGTACTCCTGCAGTCCCCAGTCATGATAACCAG GATCAAGGTGTTGACACACTCCATTACGCCGCTCTGAACGTCGCCCACAAGAAACCAAAGTCCGGGAGACAGAGGAGCGCCATGGAGACAGACACTGTGTACTCTGGGGTGACTCCAAAACATGGACTGAATCGTGAACATTTCCTCTTTAATAACTTGAATTGA